One genomic region from Phragmites australis chromosome 1, lpPhrAust1.1, whole genome shotgun sequence encodes:
- the LOC133911366 gene encoding probable receptor-like protein kinase At5g18500, with the protein MSSPSSSPTLKDHLSAPTGPLHLKVWEVICIALGAFMVIFFFITVWLTIRSKKRVRRASANIPITQIPAISKEIKEVRVEQVPTNDYVAHDGVLLTIQDKPSDRDSDKVMAHLGVSKSRRGDESHSGSFRYIDKDAGFQSAEEGGSGTFRQASAHAITAPSPLVGLPEFSYLGWGHWFTLRDLELATNRFSRDNIIGEGGYGVVYRGQLINGSPVAVKKLLNNLGQAEKEFRVEVEAIGHVRHKNLVRLLGYCVEGTQRMLVYEYVNNGNLEQWLHGAMSHRGSLTWEARIKILLGTAKALAYLHEAIEPKVVHRDIKSSNILIDDEFESKVSDFGLAKLLGAGKSHVTTRVMGTFGYVAPEYANTGLLNEKSDIYSFGVVLLEAITGRDPVDYGRPANEVNLVDWLKMMVASRHSEEVVDPTIETRPSTRALKRALLTALRCVDPDSEKRPKMSQVVQMLESDDPIPRGDRRSRHNRGGSSEMDSQRDNSDTEKSDNRDSKPSRSRASSSK; encoded by the exons ATGTCGTCACCTTCGTCCTCCCCTACTCTGAAAGATCATCTCTCGGCGCCGACAGGCCCCTTGCATCTCAAAGTATGGGAGGTCATATGCATTGCCTTGGGAGCTTTCATGGTGATCTTCTTCTTTATCACCGTGTGGCTCACGATCAGGAGTAAGAAAAGGGTAAGACGGGCCTCTGCAAATATCCCAATCACCCAAATCCCTGCCATTTCCAAGGAAATCAAGGAGGTGAGGGTGGAGCAAGTACCGACAAATGACTATGTGGCACATGATGGGGTCCTCCTGACAATCCAAGACAAGCCCAGTGACCGGGATTCGGACAAGGTGATGGCCCATTTGGGCGTAAGCAAATCTAGACGTGGCGATGAGAGCCACTCGGGGTCATTCCGTTACATAGACAAGGATGCAGGATTCCAGTCAGCTGAAGAAGGGGGCTCAGGAACATTTCGGCAGGCTTCAGCTCATGCAATAACTGCTCCTTCACCTCTGGTTGGCCTGCCAGAGTTCTCATACCTTGGTTGGGGTCACTGGTTTACTCTGAGGGATCTGGAACTTGCTACCAATCGCTTTTCAAGGGACAACATTATTGGTGAGGGTGGATATGGTGTAGTTTATCGTGGCCAGCTCATCAATGGCTCTCCTGTTGCTGTCAAAAAGCTTCTCAATAACCT AGGGCAAGCTGAGAAGGAATTCAGAGTAGAAGTTGAGGCTATTGGTCATGTTCGCCACAAGAACTTGGTCCGTCTTCTGGGTTACTGCGTGGAAGGTACTCAAAG GATGCTTGTCTATGAGTATGTGAACAATGGAAACCTAGAGCAATGGCTTCATGGAGCTATGAGTCATCGTGGCTCCCTTACATGGGAGGCCCGCATAAAGATTCTTCTTGGGACTGCTAAAGC GCTTGCTTACTTGCACGAGGCAATTGAACCCAAAGTTGTGCACCGTGATATCAAATCCAGCAATATTTTGATTGACGATGAGTTCGAGTCCAAAGTATCAGATTTTGGTTTAGCCAAGCTTCTCGGTGCTGGAAAGAGTCATGTCACCACTCGGGTTATGGGAACCTTTGG GTACGTGGCACCAGAGTATGCAAACACTGGACTCTTGAACGAAAAGAGTGACATTTACAGCTTTGGAGTTGTTCTCCTAGAAGCGATTACAGGAAGGGATCCTGTTGACTATGGTCGCCCAGCAAATGAG GTTAATCTGGTCGACTGGCTAAAAATGATGGTTGCCAGCAGGCACTCAGAGGAAGTAGTGGATCCCACCATAGAGACACGGCCTTCGACAAGAGCTCTTAAGCGTGCACTTTTAACAGCTCTGAGATGTGTTGATCCAGATTCAGAAAAGAGACCGAAAATGAGTCAAGTTGTCCAGATGCTGGAATCGGATGACCCAATTCCTCGAGGG GACAGAAGATCTAGGCACAACCGTGGAGGGAGCTCAGAAATGGATTCCCAAAGGGACAACTCTGACACAGAGAAGAGTGATAATCGAGATTCCAAACCAAGCAGGAGCAGAGCATCATCGTCCAAATAA
- the LOC133911379 gene encoding pto-interacting protein 1-like isoform X1, which translates to MGCFSCCCAADDDVGKRKKHDDPHVPLPAQDFPNAGGNYGPSRPPAPTSVIPTVRAQPIAVPAIPLEEMKEITKNFSSDALIGEGSYARVYLGVLKDGTESAVKKLDSSKQPDQEFLVQVSAVSRLKHDNVLQLLGYCVGGNIRVLAYEYATRGSLHDILHGKKGVKGARPGPVLPWMQRVRIAVSAARGLEFLHEKAEPRVVHRDIKSSNVLLFDNDVAKIGDFDVSNQAPDMAARLHSTRVLGTFGYHAPEYAMTGQLSTKSDVYSFGVVLLELLTGRKPVDHTLPRGQQSLVTWAAPRLSEDKVRQCVDPRLGGEYPPKAVAKMAAVAALCVQYEGDFRPNMSIVVKALSPLLHSRSNRPVTAAVAGGSGL; encoded by the exons ATGGGGTGCTTTTCATGCTGCTGCGCGGCGGACGACGATGTTGGCAAGAGGAAGAAGCACGATGATCCCCATGTTCCTCTCCCTGCTCAAG ATTTTCCCAATGCAGGTGGTAACTATGGACCTAGCCGGCCCCCAGCCCCAACCTCTGTCATCCCCACAGTCAGGGCTCAGCCAATTGCAGTACCGGCCATTCCTCTGGAAGAGATGAAGGAGATAACAAAGAATTTCAGCAGTGATGCTCTTATCGGCGAGGGCTCGTACGCCAGAGTCTACCTTGGTGTGCTGAAAGATGGCACGGAATCTGCGGTGAAGAAGCTTGACTCCAGCAAACAGCCTGATCAAGAATTCCTTGTGCAg GTTTCGGCCGTCTCGAGGCTGAAGCATGACAATGTTCTCCAACTTCTTGGATATTGCGTCGGAGGGAACATCCGCGTTCTTGCTTACGAGTACGCAACAAGGGGCTCACTGCATGATATCCTCCACG GTAAAAAGGGTGTCAAGGGAGCCCGGCCAGGGCCAGTCCTGCCATGGATGCAGCGAGTGAGGATCGCCGTGAGCGCCGCCAGAGGGCTCGAGTTCCTCCACGAGAAGGCAGAGCCTCGCGTGGTCCATCGCGACATCAAGTCCAGCAATGTACTGCTCTTTGACAACGACGTCGCAAAGATCGGCGACTTTGATGTCTCCAACCAGGCCCCTGACATGGCTGCGCGCCTTCACTCCACTCGTGTTCTGGGCACCTTTGGTTACCATGCACCGGA GTACGCGATGACTGGACAGCTTAGCACGAAGAGTGACGTCTACAGCTTCGGAGTTGTGCTTCTCGAGCTTTTAACCGGCCGCAAGCCGGTCGATCACACGCTGCCCCGAGGGCAGCAGAGCCTTGTGACATGG GCTGCACCAAGACTTAGTGAAGACAAAGTGAGGCAATGCGTGGATCCAAGGCTCGGAGGCGAATACCCTCCTAAGGCTGTTGCCAAG ATGGCTGCTGTGGCTGCCCTGTGCGTCCAGTACGAAGGGGACTTCCGTCCCAACATGAGCATCGTCGTCAAGGCCCTGAGCCCCTTGCTGCACAGCCGGTCCAACCGCCCCgtcaccgccgccgtcgccggggGATCTGGACTGTGA
- the LOC133911379 gene encoding pto-interacting protein 1-like isoform X2 produces MGCFSCCCAADDDVGKRKKHDDPHVPLPAQGGNYGPSRPPAPTSVIPTVRAQPIAVPAIPLEEMKEITKNFSSDALIGEGSYARVYLGVLKDGTESAVKKLDSSKQPDQEFLVQVSAVSRLKHDNVLQLLGYCVGGNIRVLAYEYATRGSLHDILHGKKGVKGARPGPVLPWMQRVRIAVSAARGLEFLHEKAEPRVVHRDIKSSNVLLFDNDVAKIGDFDVSNQAPDMAARLHSTRVLGTFGYHAPEYAMTGQLSTKSDVYSFGVVLLELLTGRKPVDHTLPRGQQSLVTWAAPRLSEDKVRQCVDPRLGGEYPPKAVAKMAAVAALCVQYEGDFRPNMSIVVKALSPLLHSRSNRPVTAAVAGGSGL; encoded by the exons ATGGGGTGCTTTTCATGCTGCTGCGCGGCGGACGACGATGTTGGCAAGAGGAAGAAGCACGATGATCCCCATGTTCCTCTCCCTGCTCAAG GTGGTAACTATGGACCTAGCCGGCCCCCAGCCCCAACCTCTGTCATCCCCACAGTCAGGGCTCAGCCAATTGCAGTACCGGCCATTCCTCTGGAAGAGATGAAGGAGATAACAAAGAATTTCAGCAGTGATGCTCTTATCGGCGAGGGCTCGTACGCCAGAGTCTACCTTGGTGTGCTGAAAGATGGCACGGAATCTGCGGTGAAGAAGCTTGACTCCAGCAAACAGCCTGATCAAGAATTCCTTGTGCAg GTTTCGGCCGTCTCGAGGCTGAAGCATGACAATGTTCTCCAACTTCTTGGATATTGCGTCGGAGGGAACATCCGCGTTCTTGCTTACGAGTACGCAACAAGGGGCTCACTGCATGATATCCTCCACG GTAAAAAGGGTGTCAAGGGAGCCCGGCCAGGGCCAGTCCTGCCATGGATGCAGCGAGTGAGGATCGCCGTGAGCGCCGCCAGAGGGCTCGAGTTCCTCCACGAGAAGGCAGAGCCTCGCGTGGTCCATCGCGACATCAAGTCCAGCAATGTACTGCTCTTTGACAACGACGTCGCAAAGATCGGCGACTTTGATGTCTCCAACCAGGCCCCTGACATGGCTGCGCGCCTTCACTCCACTCGTGTTCTGGGCACCTTTGGTTACCATGCACCGGA GTACGCGATGACTGGACAGCTTAGCACGAAGAGTGACGTCTACAGCTTCGGAGTTGTGCTTCTCGAGCTTTTAACCGGCCGCAAGCCGGTCGATCACACGCTGCCCCGAGGGCAGCAGAGCCTTGTGACATGG GCTGCACCAAGACTTAGTGAAGACAAAGTGAGGCAATGCGTGGATCCAAGGCTCGGAGGCGAATACCCTCCTAAGGCTGTTGCCAAG ATGGCTGCTGTGGCTGCCCTGTGCGTCCAGTACGAAGGGGACTTCCGTCCCAACATGAGCATCGTCGTCAAGGCCCTGAGCCCCTTGCTGCACAGCCGGTCCAACCGCCCCgtcaccgccgccgtcgccggggGATCTGGACTGTGA